The window ACGTCGCGGATGAAGTTCTGCGGCCGCTGCCCCGTGTCCACGAAGTGCTGGCAGTAGTCATTGTGAGGGTTGGAGGATTGCGTGCCCTGGGTACAGGACACAAGCTATAACTACAAAACACTCAATAGTACCTTCCAGATACAGAAGGATAGCTTAGCAAAGACTTATAAATAGCCTTAGACTTAAAAGGTAGTCGCGGCCGAAGCAACAGAAGCGCGGGACGGACGCGCGCATTTGCATCTATCTGCTAATGTTTTCAAAATCTGTTTagttatcagtaggtactttacAACAATCTCACAGATACACTGCACTccaaaaactggccaagtgcgagtaagactcgcacgccgagggttccgtaatcgggtatttttttttcgacattttgcatgataagtcaaaaactattatgcataaaaataaataaaaatctgttttaaaatgtacaggtaaaggcctttttatatgataccccacttggtatcttactttaaaaattgttacacagagttatcttactttaaaaattgaaaatacattttttttgtgatgtagccacaaatttaCGGGTttcgaatttattcctttacttatgccataagacctacctaactaccaaacttcatgattggaggtcaacaggaagtacccgaTAGGTTTTCATGACATACATGACGGACAGGCGGACAGTCAGACAgagaacgaagtgatcctataagggttcctttttccttttgaggtacgaaacacTAAAAACATAACAACAAACCTTCAGAAAAGTAGAAGAGTCGGTATAAACAAGGCTATCAGTTTCCTTCTGCGTAGGTTTCTCGTTATTATCAGCAGTATACTCAGTAGACGCCTGCTTCTTGGGCATCACATCCACAGTTGCTCCTAGAGCATGTCGCAGCTCACTGACACTCGACACTCCTAACTGTaaccaattaaattaaatgtcactGGCCAGTAACAACATggatctgagaagagcccacaagaAACTCAACAGATGGTCTTTTCAGATCATAAAAAGTTAGAATATTATCTACTCCCTGACACAGTGGTGACATCTTGGGTTGAATTCCTGGCAAATGGTCTCTGGTCTTGTCatgtgggaggctacggccgtggctagataccaccctaccggcaaagctgtgccgccaggCATTCCCGTgtgatgccgcgtagaaactgaCCATATGGGCTTCAATGAAACTGCCACCACCCCacaaggggtatggcagtttcaggTGAtgcacagtcaagggctaacttgtataggaATAGAAAAAAAGAATTGTTGGTAACTAAAAGTTTAACCTGTTTCTATTGCAAGGTATCCTAATGACAGGATCTGGCAAGAAATTGAGCAGTTACTAtattttaaaagctaaatattgtaaaatcaaggacatacaaacaaaagaaataacATACAATATAGGAAAGTGCCACCAAAAACTTCCTGACAAAAACCTAATAACTTATTTGGCTCAACCTTAAATCCAGAACTTCCAGATTCCTAGTAGAACAAGATAGCTACTAAGTTCATGAAGCATCAAAacagaaaataaacaaaactataCTGTTTCTTGCATGTAGGTACTTTTCGGTAGGAAGGCCATTCTTAAGACAATTCAACAACTTgtataagtttatttaaatgagaaatctttctatttctataaactgactgaccgacATAAATATATAACCTTAAATTGTCTAGTGTAGAAACTTAAAAGATTTAACATGTAGGCAGGATTTTCTGAAATTCTACCCAAGCAAGCCGGGACTTTcaggtcagctagtattcaTAACCACAAAAATCAGAAGCAGACGTGGAATATATATCAGAATTTACCGTTTGTGCTAGCAATTTCTTTCGTTTCTGAGACCTCTCGCGCAACTCCTTTAGTTTCTCACTCATTGTTatgtttttattacaaaagtatttttattttctttcagGAATTTCGTAAAAAAATACCCAAGCTTCGCTTGGCACAATTTGACACACTGACACTGACAACTGACAAGTGAGTTACTTTGACAGTCGACGTCTCGTTCAAAACttcaaaaaccaaaaaaacAACTCAAAACTCAAAATTCGATTACGGACTATTCAAAACTAATaacaccctgcctcgttgcggtggtttagatgatattttcgatctgtaatttttatgttctagaataagtttggtatttttgtttcttATAAAACCTTAGATTCGAAATTAATAAGTATGGAACGaaaaattattgaaattgtagtaattttttaaacggttatttacctagttacctaggCACCTGGTGAAAAGAGCTGAAAGTCAATTTAATTAATCACTGGCATTTGGCAAGAAATAATACCTATTCTAGAGTCCAGAGTCCTGAATCTGGAGCCTGGAGTCTACTCTGGACTGCAGACTACaatatattaggtattattaatgTGATACACGGCTAGCAAATAAAGAACGGTAAACAAATTCGACGTCGACTAATACATCTTCGGTAGTATAGTGGTAAGTATCCCCGCCTGTCACGCGGGAGaccggggttcgattccccgCCGGagagttctttttatttatttatattttttttatttttcaaataactaCATTTTATTGTTACTTGTTAGATTAGGGTACTAGTTTCAAAACTGCATTAATATCCTTACAGCTTAcagttgttttttaaattagcgCGTAGGAACACATTATATTGTGATCTACGCGAGTCACATTTCAGTAGGTTGTTTACGTACTGTAATTTGTATAGTGAATCTGTTATTCTAGAAGAATTCattatcatcagcctgtggacttctactgttggacataggccttccctaaagtgcgccaccacacccggtcctcagccatTTAGAAGATTTcgttgaaattaattattattaggtacctacgtaggtagtgATTCTATTCAAATTTGCACACCATAGTATGGTagattgtagctcgaaacaaaaattgtaattgacaacttataaatgtacctacaatcagcaaataaataatttgtatttatttgtatttgtattataatcttattttgaagctaaaattctttttaatagttattttaaaGTTATCGAGAGGGCACGTAGTTAGTCCGACGAAGACCCTGTTTCCTGTGAGACTGTAACTTGTAATTTGGATGAATAAaacaggtctttaaatatatttagatacgcgTCGGGCGTTTTATTGAAATGGGGGGCTTTAAAGTGTAGATTGAATTCTACGTTAtatactaatgattttaagcttgtttcgtggtttaacgacatatttttatgtataaaacgggtacaattgcacgggtcgtggtcacgacgggaccacgacccgtgcaattgggttgaaatatcgacaaataaaaacaaaaattaatcgtgtcgtgaccacgacccgtgcaattgggttgaaatatcgacaaataaaaacaaaaattaatcgtggtacccgttttatacataaaaatatctacgttatatgtcaaaaacggctacctacatatattagaAATTGGAGCTAATTATACAGTATAATTTCAGTTACATCCTgcacttgaacaacaaatacttaaattatgtagataatttgtataataaagaaacgaaattatttcatttttaatggacatcagtaggtattttaaacatactaaataatatctgtcccggctgtactcacgtgtttagtcgacgttagcccgactagtttagtagtttagttagttttaaatcTACTAACTTAGTAGATTTAAATGCTAAACTTTTAACATAATTTCACAATAATATTAGCCAAGCGAATTTCTTGCGTTATTGCTCTCATTTTATAACAGGTAAACGTCCGTAAGGTCGTAACGTAAGGTCTTAGTCGGGGCGAacattacaaagtactctgtggggCGAACCACTACCTACTCTGCCATAATGattacaaatacaatattttcataGCGGTTGAATCCAAAGAGAATAAAATGACTAATACATTCGTTGAATCGAGTAAAAAATCGATTTTAGTTCGTGGTGTGTTTGTCAAACTCAAAACCATGgtcaaaatgtcgaaacaacATTCCAAGTCAAAACGTCAAAACTCAAAAGCACACGTGTCAACTTGTGACAAATCAAATGTCAATGTGACAgaattgtattattttcattcatgtattttaaaaagtgtcaGAAAAGCGTaaacattataattaaaaaaaaaaaaacttaacataaaTAAACAGTGCACTTTCTCCAATTAATTTGTGATATATACAAAATCCAATATCGACTGTGAGCACAGAACACGTTTCCATTTTAGTTCCAGCTGCGAATCTCACAAAATGTCTGGTGCATATTTCTTGGCTGCAGCCGAAGAAGATCGTAAAAAAAAGATCGTAAAAGTGAGCAAACGTGTTCTTAGGGAACAGGACAGTCCCTTAGATCTGCCAGATGACGAGTTTCTCACATTATTTCGCCTCACCAAGCCTCTTTTTAAAGAACTTTGCGCCGTTCTAAAACCTTTCTTGCCTGGACGCCAGTACTCGAATGCGATACCTCTAGATATTAAGGTGAGACTGTGTTTTCATTTAGTACTGTAGACTGTgtagtcattatcatcatcaccgcTGCTGACCACTGtcctcagaataagaagggtttaagTCATAGTCTATCAtgttggccaagtgcagattgccagacttcacacacctttaagaatattatagagaactcgtgaagtatgcagatttcctcacgacgcggttttccttcactgttaaggCAAATGATATTTGTAAATATATACAAAAGGattaggtgactgactgactgactgactgatctatcaatgcatagctcaaactactgtacggatcgggctgaaatttggcatgcagatagatattataacttaggcatctgctaagaaaggatttttgaaaattcaacccctaagggagtgaaataggggtttgaaatttgtgtagtccatgcggacgaaatcacaagcataagctagtattggcATAAAAGTAAAAGAGCTCATAACTGAAAAGGTGCATGCCCACCACCGGGGATTAAATCATGGATCCTCGATAGGATGTCTTTGTAGCACTGCTTTGATTGCCTAGTGGTTCACACAGATGTGGCGATAGTCTTATTAAAACATTAGTACCACGTCATAGTTGTATGATATATATTTTGTAGTCTGTCTTGGAATAGTtaacgatttttatttaaacatttgaatttagttaaaaaaaacatttatttgacAGATCTTAACAGCGTTAGCATTTTATGGACAAGGCGGCTATCAGAAAGCTGTTGGGATAAAGCTTCTAGGGTTGTCACAAACATCAGTGCATGATTGTTTGAGGGATGTCACTAATGCTCTCAACACACCAAAAGtattaagaaaatatataaagttTCCTAGAACCAATCAGGAGTTGGAGGAGGTGTCTAGAGGGTGAGATATTTGTATGGTTAtcctttgatttaaaaaaatttgaacatGATAAGTACAAGTACGTGTTTTACCAAAAAGAGGCAGCttttataaaagcattttttttgtatttaaataaattatagttaAGTACTAAATGTTACTAGATTTGAGTAATTTATTTAGCCTGTACACATTTTGGATTAGTCTGTAAGTGTATATTGTttaaactgaaaataaaaataaacctgtCGGAAATATTtgcgaacctggcttagtgatATCATGCAATGCGCTTGCGTTGGCCacggtactggataggcgaaaatgggCGAGCTGCGGGTAAGTGCATTCGagcgaggtgcgcagatatttccgatgGGTTGTATTTAGTTTAACAGCAGATCCTAGCTATAATAGGAATTACATACAGCCTACAGGTGATGCCTAagacttttttatataatttttcaagGTTTTTCGAAGAATTTGGGATACCTGGCGTAGCAGGGTGTATAGACGGGACTCACATCGCCATGATACGACCCAGCGAAAATGAGGGAGCCTATTTCAATAGGAAAAACTATCATTCCATTAATGTTCTGATTGTAAGTAtctattttagattttttgacTAATAACatgataaatatatattttttttgatataacataAATTTTTAATACTAAAAGTTGCtgttaataattattcatttagAACAAATTCTGTAATCATTAATATTGTAATACCTATTtatcaaatattatttataatagttattacGAATATCGATAGTAgctgatttaagtttttaatgcCATTGCAACCCAAAATCTTTTATTAATGTGAGTCTACATTATacagaaaacctgcatgctttcAAATTTCTAGATTCCACcaatttgagctgtgccttgttTGTCAGTCAGACATGGTACTGTGTTATATATGTACAGATCTGTGACTCGAAACTGAACATACTATATGTGGACGCGTCCTTCGGAGGCGCCTGCCACGACTGCCACGTGTGGAGCCAGTGCCCCGTCAACCACTTCATGCAGCAGCTACACAGTCGCGGGGAAGGCGCACATTATCTTCTCGGTATTATGTAGGCCATGtatagcctgaccagaaatataaaaaacttgctctgggggcgccactagtaaatggtctatggtcactaagcatatgtcttgtataaattagttccacgcttttccgcaatatggcgaggtgttttatatttctggtcaggctttataGTCGTAGCAGCGTTGGGAgacccccattaggtggacagatgacatcagacaattcgcagggagccgctggtttcaggtggcgcaagatcgtggcttgcggaagtccgtacaagagacctacgtccagcagtggacgtctatcggttgttgatgatgatagtcGTAGAAGCGGGAAccgccatgttaaatgactaatattccccttttctctccaactaagcgtcaagcttgtgctaggagtaggtacgacaatagtgcaacgggcggggtttgaaccgtcgacctttcggttttcagtccactcctttaccggttgagctattgaggctctgtgtGTGGTTTCAATAACCTAGATATACCAACTACATAAAAAGTGATGACCgctggagccggaaagttctagAGTGGAGACCTTAAACAAGTTAGCGTAATGTGTGGGGCGCCCTCCAGACCAATGGACAGGTGATATTAGGCAGGTAGTAACTGGATGAAGAAGGCTGGGGTCCAGGTGTAGTGGCATTCATTAGGAAATGTCCAGCTAGAATAAACTACGGAAACCAGCTAAACTTTGTTAGCGCGATTTAGACTCTATAGTGATTGATTGAAGATACctatagcgccatctagtttgttcGTTGTAAGTTTGTAGCGCAGTACGAGTAGCGtcaattttttttgatgtaaccacaaattcacggttttcagatttttttctttacttgtgctataagacctacctacctaccaaatttaatgattttaggtcaacgggaagtaccctataggttttctcgacagacacgacTGACAGATATACAACAAACTaatcctatatgggttccttttttgcCTTTTAAGGTacatacagaaccctaaaaacataacaTCTACTAATACCATTTTAACCATTAGTTAAAATGGCAGGTGATTCAGCGTACGCCCAAAGGCCCTGGTTGATGACCCCAGTGCTGCGGGCCGGCCTCGGGTCGCCGGAGGAGTACTACAACCGGCTGCACGCGCACGCCAGGAGCGTCGTGGAGCGCTGCATCGGCGTGCTCAAGGCACGCTGGCGATGCATGCTGGCACATAAGGTATACTTTACTTTCTTTCGTTACCTAAAATATAAACCTCAGCTTTTTCTACAATCGCACTGTACGTCACCGTAACCAatttcatgggcggcggtaatcacttaactatTGACTATTGAAAAAAAAGCATCCGGTGACCAACCTGCtggtttgctcgccatttttagggttccgtacctcaaaaggaaaaacggaacccttataggatcactttgttgtctgtctgtctgtctgtccgtctgtctgtcaagaaacctacagggtacttcccgttgacctagaatcatgaaatttggcaggtaggtagatcttctaGCTGACATTTcgggaaaaatatgaaaaacgtgaatttagggttagatgacacaaaaaaaattaaattgtggtcatgaactaataattagtattagtagtagtagtaactttcgaagtgagtgactatatcaagtggggtatcacctgtacattctaaaacagatttttatgcgtcatagtttttgaattatcgtgcaaaatgtcgaaaaaatacgactgtagtacggaaccctcattccgtgagcctgactcgcacttggccggtttttttaattaaaaaaaaacaaattgcagaaacctcggagaaacgcgtaagtgACGTGATTTGCCTAGCGCTTTCCTTCTTGAGCTAGGGTTTTCACTCATTTCCAATccgagcatgggtctccttttagaatgagaagggctcaTACATACTTAACCATGCaagccaagtgtagattggcaggcttcactcACTTTTGGCATGATGGACCGacaatataaagaggctggcgggaagtggctggatgaggaaggctgaggaccgggtgtggtggtgctcttaagggaaggcctatgtccaacagtggacgtccacaagctgatgatgatgactcacctttgagaacattaaccCTCAGACATGCCGGTTTcctaacaatggggccgattctcctgtacataatctctaaactaaactgaaatcaaacgtctaaatctattgctatccctttcataatgttgcttgcggaaaaggatagcactagatttagatctgttaatttagtttagattagagatagtgtacaagacaattggccccattgttttcctttaccgttaaagcaagtgacatttgattggccggtatcgaacccccaaccctccgataggaggccgacgtcttaaccactaggctatcaccgctaggCGCTAATActtttagttaataaataaataaataaaataaaaataaaatagcctttattcactgatacactagttttacatattatattattaactaaccgtattactaatttcttatttcctattatttaattatcctatcctacataatttattctaaaaaattagtaacaccagcaatttacagttcaggttgtcctctttggacataggcctcctctagacttctccattttttcctatCTAACGCTAGTGTATAAATACTTTTAGttaatatacataaataaaaaaattttaggtACTCCGCTACAGCCCCATCAAAGCCGGCAAAATGGTCAACGCATGTGTGGTCCTCCACAATTTCGTAAACCAGGCTGGCCTCGCCATAGACATCCAAGAGGAGCTGCACCTGGACTCCCAGCAGCAGATCTTTGAGGCTGTGGAGTCACATGACGTGGATGGGTCGAGGCTTGGCCTGGTCGGCAGACTGTGGGCTGCGAGGAGTGCTTGCATGTACCAGGTTGATTGGTCCAACCATCGACATTGTGAAGGGAATCAGTATTATACGTAGATTACCAGCTGAGGAACTATaataaaagtataatataaactagtataatataaagtataaaataaaactataatataagtctcgcaaattgctaatacgcgttgctgccattttagtgacgtcggcactagactgaagtttcgagctgatggtatatttttatttcggctgacgtcaaaatgacgtcatttcgatgttaatgaggcatggttccagcgcaatagcaatttgcgggacttatatgcaATGCACgaagatttatttaaaaaaaccggtcaaatactagtcggcctcgcacacgatgggttccggacaagatattttaacatttttatgtgcaacactgcaagttaatggcaacagcgccatctataatTACGTTatatagtaaattaattttttcgttaacacaataattttgtttttgtgatgtaaccacaaattactTCTTCTATAAGCGTctcctacctaccaaattttaatgattctaggtcaacgggaaatactctttaggttttcttgacagacacgacggacagacagacagacaacaaagtgatcttagaAGGGTTTGTTTTGAAGTATggactatggaaccctaaaattactTATGTGCCAAACTAACTAGCAATaatgttagttttattttttgatagtaattttgttaaaaaatatgttttacacTTTTTTGATTTTGTGAAAATCCCTATATTTATACTAAAAAAAGCTTAATTTTCTGTGATACTTTGTATTTTACACTATTTTAAATCGACTTCTTTTTGTATGTATAGTTAGGCTGTGATAATACTTTTGTATTACATACtaagtaaataggtatgtaaaaaCTAGTACCTAAGTCATAATAGAATATGATAAgtcaatgaaataaaaatcattcaGAATCAGTAAATAAGtaatgaattaattataaaatgcatttaaaatactactgtagatattagtatttttagtaagtaggtataataaatggTAAGTAAggtggtaaaaataaaattattttaatataaacaaACTGTTTTTATTTGTACATTTCCAAAAATTAATGATGcttgattaataaaattaatgagtatttacctaaaataaattatttatttatatacagtttttgtcatttttttttattttttattttttttattcagatacaagttagcccttgactgcaatcacacctggtggtaagtgatgatgcagtctaagatgatagcgggctaacctgcatggggtatggcagtttttattaaacccatacccctttggtttctacactgcatcgtaccggaacgctaaatcgcttggcggcacggctttgccggtagggtggtaactagccacggccgaagcctcccaccagaccagaccagaaatttagaaatgataaaattccaaacccctgccaggaatcgaactcgggacctcccactattaagaccacagcgctcaccactgcgccagggaggttgtcatttatttaatataaattattcctATTAGCCTATTTACATTTATACAATGAAGTGATTTCCAGATTTTTCTGAATCTTATCCTTATGTGACCATGGCACAGGCTGGATGACATGGATTTCaccctttttttaatttatagactagctctTGGCTGCACTCAGAgtcttgccaccaggtctgataaTCAGATCTGTAGACTTAAAACATCTTTTGATAACAAGAAGAACTgtggcatgtaggtttcctcgcgatgttttccttcatcattaaagcaagtgatatttaattgcttacaatTTACATGACTGCAAAAtctgcgtgcccaggatcgaaccctggaGCTCTGTATGGTAGGTgacattttaaccactaggatatcactgcttttgaaatttgtgtgcata of the Maniola hyperantus chromosome 19, iAphHyp1.2, whole genome shotgun sequence genome contains:
- the LOC117991399 gene encoding putative nuclease HARBI1; translation: MSGAYFLAAAEEDRKKKIVKVSKRVLREQDSPLDLPDDEFLTLFRLTKPLFKELCAVLKPFLPGRQYSNAIPLDIKILTALAFYGQGGYQKAVGIKLLGLSQTSVHDCLRDVTNALNTPKVLRKYIKFPRTNQELEEVSRGFFEEFGIPGVAGCIDGTHIAMIRPSENEGAYFNRKNYHSINVLIICDSKLNILYVDASFGGACHDCHVWSQCPVNHFMQQLHSRGEGAHYLLGDSAYAQRPWLMTPVLRAGLGSPEEYYNRLHAHARSVVERCIGVLKARWRCMLAHKVLRYSPIKAGKMVNACVVLHNFVNQAGLAIDIQEELHLDSQQQIFEAVESHDVDGSRLGLVGRLWAARSACMYQVDWSNHRHCEGNQYYT